A single Aspergillus chevalieri M1 DNA, chromosome 3, nearly complete sequence DNA region contains:
- a CDS encoding protein-degrading AAA family ATPase MSP1 (COG:O;~EggNog:ENOG410PHS8;~InterPro:IPR041569,IPR003959,IPR027417,IPR003593, IPR003960;~PFAM:PF00004,PF17862;~TransMembrane:1 (i12-33o);~go_function: GO:0005524 - ATP binding [Evidence IEA];~go_function: GO:0016887 - ATPase activity [Evidence IEA]) yields the protein MAARSARWQQFLQELVMVAGTSVSAYFLIRYLLSRLDFDPESQKKEEQRRKSAAILRRLDGGDDSDDGPAQKGGKRGRRERKGDLVLTQYEQAIAMDVVAPDDIPVSFEDIGGLSEIIDELKESVIYPLTMPHLYASTSSLLTAPSGVLLYGPPGCGKTMLAKALAHESGACFINLHISTLTEKWYGDSNKLVNAVFSLARKLQPAIVFIDEIDAVLGTRRSGEHEASGMVKAEFMTHWDGLTSANSSGEPQRVVVLGATNRIQDIDDAILRRMPKKFPVALPAAEQRLRILNLVLKDTKIDFDNFDLQYLVKGMAGMSGSDIKESCRDAAMVPVRELIRQKTAEGQMMTAVDPTNVRGLRTEDFFTQAGGVKIISPPGQSQSQTSKQASEKEWSTDDATSEVDARPSTEMAEPPE from the exons ATGGCGGCGCGCAGTGCACGATGGCAGCAGTTCCTACAAGagctggtgatggtggcTGGGACA TCGGTTTCTGCATACTTCCTCATCAGATATCTCTTGTCACGTCTTGATTTCGATCCCGAGAGtcagaagaaagaggaacaGCGGAGGAAGTCGGCTGCTATCCTCCGACGACTGGACGGCGGCGATGACTCGGACGATGGTCCAGCACAAAAGGGGGGCAAACGGGGTcgaagagagaggaagggGGATCTGGTCCTGACGCAGTATGAACAAGCAATTGCCATGGACGTCGTGGCACCCGACGACATCCCCGTGTCTTTCGAAGATATTGGCGGTCTATCCGAGATCATTGACGAGTTGAAAGAATCCGTTATCTATCCGCTAACCATGCCCCATCTTTACGCTTCGACGTCTTCCCTCCTCACTGCTCCATCTGGCGTTCTGTTATATGGTCCTCCTGGTTGCGGAAAGACGATGTTGGCCAAGGCTCTCGCTCACGAAAGCGGAGCGTGCTTTATCAATTTACATATCTCAACATTGACGGAAAAGTGGTACGGTGATTCGAATAAACTCGTCAATGCTGTTTTTAGTCTGGCCCGAAAACTGCAACCCGCGATTGTTTTCATCGACGAAATCGATGCCGTGTTGGGCACAAGGCGGAGCGGTGAACACGAGGCTAGTGGTATGGTCAAGGCTGAATTCATGACACATTGGGATGGTCTTACCTCGGCCAATTCGTCAGGAGAGCCCCAGCGTGTTGTCGTGCTTGGTGCTACCAATCGTATCCAAGACATTGACGACGCCATTCTTCGACGGATGCCCAAGAAGTTCCCTGTGGCACTCCCTGCGGCTGAACAGCGATTGAGGATTCTCAACCTCGTTCTCAAAGACACCAAGATTGATTTTGACAATTTCGATCTCCAATATCTTGTCAAGGGAATGGCTGGTATGTCCGGCAGCGACATTAAGGAGTCTTGCCGTGATGCCGCCATGGTTCCTGTCAGAGAGTTAATCCGACAGAAAACAGCGGAGGGTCAGATGATGACTGCTGTTGATCCAACGAACGTCAGAGGCCTTCGAACGGAAGATTTCTTCACGCAGGCTGGAGGTGTTAAAATCATTTCTCCGCCAGGGCAGTCTCAGTCTCAAACCAGCAAGCAGGCCTCGGAGAAGGAATGGAGCACCGACGACGCAACATCCGAAGTTGATGCACGACCCTCTACGGAGATGGCAGAGCCTCCCGAGTAA
- a CDS encoding uncharacterized protein (COG:S;~EggNog:ENOG410PHXA;~InterPro:IPR038781), whose protein sequence is MTRNAIPQETPSLTMTALSERSTSSSRKWNTDRLGARLGVDVASAATAGLLTCPVITVIDRAIIEKAAKGLPIRNTITSCFKSMARHPAGFFLSTPFFLIYTLYTGTYLTANTIDTITSTLRDKPFSTVFPGTAKFLATTSVNMGICVYKDAVFAKLFGASPSSSTSRSSSSSSTSTPKESFFSQSPSTCHPHGQTKTVPKISYTLFCLRDSITIFASFNIPSLIAPYIPDTLATSPSTKTALAQFSCPALMQFVSTPMHLLGLDLYNRQPAGGLSFWGDRWPRIRRDYLSSSFARMGKIVPAYGVGGVVNVRMREGLMGLLGG, encoded by the exons ATGACTCGAAATGCAATTCCTCAGGAAACACCGTCTCTCACCATGACTGCCCTTTCTGAGCGTTCGACCTCGTCGTCGAGAAAATGGAATACAGACCGGTTAGGCGCTCGGTTGGGTGTTGATGTTGCCAGTGCTGCTACGGCCGGGCTACTGACCTGCCCGGTTATCACTGTTATTGATCG GGCAATCATCGAAAAAGCTGCCAAAGGCCTCCCAATCCGAAACACCATCACCTCATGCTTCAAGTCGATGGCGCGTCATCCGGCCGGATTCTTCCTCAGCACGCCGTTCTTCCTTATATACACCCTCTACACAGGGACGTATCTGACAGCAAACACAATTGACACAATAACGTCAACGCTACGGGATAAACCCTTTTCCACCGTTTTCCCGGGAACGGCCAAGTTCCTGGCTACCACGAGCGTGAACATGGGGATATGCGTATACAAGGATGCGGTGTTTGCGAAGTTATTCGGTGCTTCTCCCTCCTCGTCAACATCACgatcctcctcgtcgtcgtcgacCTCAACACCAAAagaatccttcttctcccaaTCCCCGTCAACTTGCCACCCGCACGGCCAAACCAAAACCGTCCCCAAAATCTCCTACACCCTCTTCTGCCTCCGCGACAGCATCACAATCTTCGCCTCCTTCAACATCCCCTCCCTCATCGCCCCCTACATCCCCGACACCCTCGCCACGTCGCCCTCCACAAAAACCGCGCTAGCACAATTCTCGTGTCCCGCTCTAATGCAATTCGTGAGCACGCCTATGCATCTTCTGGGCTTGGATCTGTATAATCGGCAGCCGGCTGGGGGGCTGAGTTTCTGGGGTGATCGGTGGCCGCGGATTCGAAGGGATTATTTGAGTAGTTCGTTTGCGCGAATGGGGAAGATTGTGCCGGCTTACGGCGTCGGGGGTGTTGTTAATGTTAGGATGAGGGAGGGGTTGATGGGGTTGTTGGGGGGGTAG
- the STR3 gene encoding cystathionine beta-lyase STR3 (COG:E;~EggNog:ENOG410PHQJ;~InterPro:IPR006238,IPR015424,IPR000277,IPR015421, IPR015422;~PFAM:PF01053;~SECRETED:SignalP(1-16);~go_function: GO:0003824 - catalytic activity [Evidence IEA];~go_function: GO:0004121 - cystathionine beta-lyase activity [Evidence IEA];~go_function: GO:0030170 - pyridoxal phosphate binding [Evidence IEA];~go_process: GO:0019346 - transsulfuration [Evidence IEA];~go_process: GO:0071266 - 'de novo' L-methionine biosynthetic process [Evidence IEA]), whose protein sequence is MVCLPLLNAFVWILLSLQPDCLFRLNCYRCVYTCSFCTDSALVLPWFSFSLKSPPRPAAMSAPAPSSSDVLKKAVPHVDIDGHNLPPSPAPSSPRTGRKYAIATELVYTESNDQYNASSVPIYQSATFKQASGDGGGEYDYTRSGNPTRTHLERHLAKVMSAQRALVVTSGMAALDVITRLLRPGDEVVTGDDLYGGTNRLLKYLSTNGGIIVHHVDTTVPEKVSEVLTPKTAMVLLETPTNPLIKVVDIPQIAAAAHQINPNCLVAVDNTMMSPLLLSPLDLGADIVYESGTKYLSGHHDLMAGVIAVNDLALGERLYFPINASGCGLSPFDSWLLMRGVKTLKVRMDQQQSNAQRIAEFLEAHGFKVRYPGLRSHPQYDLHHSMARGSGAVLSFETGDVGVSERIVESARIWAISVSFGCVNSLISMPCRMSHASIDAKTRQERAMPEDLIRLCVGIEDVDDLIDDLRRALVQAGAVHITPDDFQAVNAASA, encoded by the exons ATGGTTTGCCTCCCACTTCTCAACGCATTTGTTTggattcttctttctttgcaGCCAGATTGCCTGTTTCGTCTCAATTGCTATCGCTGTGTTTATACCTGTTCTTTCTGTACTGACAGCGCCCTCGTCCTCCCCTGgttctccttctctcttAAATCTCCGCCCCGCCCCGCAGCGATGTCGGCGCCCGCGCCATCGTCTTCGGACGTGCTGAAGAAGGCCGTCCCTCACGTTGACATTGACGGTCACAATCTTCCTCCATCGCCGGCTCCCTCGAGCCCACGCACAGGGAGGAAATATGCGATTGCCACCGAGCTAGTGTACACCGAGAGCAACGACCAATACAATGCTAGCAGTGTCCCGATTTACCAG AGCGCTACCTTTAAACAAGCGTCTGGCGATGGCGGTGGTGAATATGATTACACTCGCTCCGGAAATCCCACTCGAACCCATCTTGAGCGCCATCTCGCCAAGGTCATGTCGGCCCAACGCGCCCTGGTCGTGACATCGGGTATGGCTGCGCTGGACGTGATCACCCGGTTGCTTCGTCCTGGCGATGAAGTTGTCACTGGAGATGACCTATACGGCGGTACGAACCGGCTATTGAAGTATCTGTCGACCAACGGTGGTATTATTGTGCACCACGTTGACACTACCGTGCCGGAGAAGGTGTCCGAAGTCCTGACTCCCAAGACGGCCATGGTCCTGCTTGAAACCCCCACCAACCCGCTGATCAAGGTCGTCGACATCCCACAGATCGCGGCTGCCGCGCACCAGATCAACCCCAACTGTTTGGTGGCGGTCGATAACACAATGATGTCTCCGCTGCTGCTGAGCCCGCTCGATCTTGGCGCTGATATTGTTTACGAGAGTGGTACCAAGTACCTGTCGGGCCATCATGACCTCATGGCCGGTGTTATCGCAGTCAACGACTTGGCTCTGGGAGAGCGGTTGTACTTCCCGATCAATGCGTCGGGATGCGGTCTTTCGCCTTTCGACTCATGGCTGTTGATGCGTGGTGTCAAGACACTCAAGGTCCGCATGGACCAACAACAGAGCAATGCCCAGCGTATTGCTGAGTTCCTTGAGGCCCACGGTTTCAAGGTGCGATACCCGGGCCTGCGGTCGCACCCGCAATACGACCTTCACCACTCCATGGCGCGGGGGTCTGGAGCAGTGCTGTCGTTCGAGACGGGCGATGTGGGAGTTAGCGAGCGCATTGTTGAGAGTGCGCGCATCTGGGCTATCAGTGTTAGCTTTGGGTGTGTCAACAGCTTGATCAGTATGCCGTGCCGGATGAGTCATGCCAGTATCGACGCCAAGACGCGCCAGGAGCGTGCCATGCCGGAGGATCTTATCCGGTTGTGTGTCGGTATTGAGGATGTGGATGATCTGATTGATGATTTGCGCCGGGCG CTCGTTCAAGCCGGCGCGGTCCACATCACTCCGGACGACTTTCAGGCCGTGAACGCGGCCTCTGCGTAG
- a CDS encoding putative chromosome segregation protein (Pcs1) (COG:S;~EggNog:ENOG410PNGY;~InterPro:IPR040349,IPR020981,IPR038608;~PFAM:PF12539;~go_component: GO:0033551 - monopolin complex [Evidence IEA];~go_function: GO:0005515 - protein binding [Evidence IEA]) — translation MPKRKATTKLSGLVGSDDEDVMQVNGTDSGPDPDTERPAKRARGRPAAKATESKLPPPMKTRSGNSTVQTQAHEVPAKKKRGRPKGSGGRSSTDGAEQVSEKEEPKQTKRQNSKSQERDDEAGSDDDLQVAQDNAPKATKNAKDVKLTNGRDREKASSNAEKLIKSDGEFQYTPTPRKTKSLDKPKQRTESPVKQEMEVDEADETVPESQKTAADVVDETIIEEPAPRRSLSPTKSMFHRSSIPRFSLSPQKRRLEDGKTSTEPELRRKIGDLTKKCDTLENRYRNLREIGIVEANSNMEKLRKQCDAMTIASNDLISSLKQELEAQRALGQQSRALQKQLKDRDAEVAQFKSQAEEATSQLAAAQSEVKALQTKLSAARNTAASLESAVVKVPGSAIKGGANRANAAASAEAAHAAQYAQLKEDLYSDLTGLIIRDVKRREADSLYDCIQTGSNGTLHFKLTVPHVSSANFESAEFQYIPLLDENRDRDLVAILPEYLTVDITFSRQQASKFYTRVIDTLTKRRNSSSASASG, via the exons ATGCCAAAGCGAAAGGCGACAACCAAGCTATCGGGCCTTGTCGGCtccgacgatgaggatgtcatGCAGGTCAATGGCACCGACAGCGGCCCCGACCCAGACACCGAACGTCCTGCTAAACGCGCGCGAGGAAGACCGGCTGCGAAAGCTACGGAAAGCAAGCTACCCCCGCCAATGAAGACTCGCTCGGGGAATTCTACTGTGCAGACTCAGGCGCATGAAGTTCCTGCGAAGAAAAAGCGAGGGAGGCCAAAGGGCAGCGGAGGTCGTTCTTCGACGGACGGGGCAGAACAGGTGTCGGAAAAGGAGGAacccaaacaaacaaaacgACAGAATTCGAAATCGCAAGAGAGGGATGATGAGGCTGGATCGGATGACGACCTACAAGTTGCGCAGGATAATGCTCCAAAGGCGACCAAGAATGCGAAAGATGTGAAACTTACAAATGGCCGTGATCGGGAGAAAGCCAGCAGCAATGCGGAGAAGCTCATCAAATCTGATGGTGAATTTCAATACACGCCAACCCCCCGCAAGACCAAGTCTCTTGACAAGCCCAAGCAGCGAACAGAGTCGCCCGTGAAACAGGAGATGGAGGTTGATGAAGCCGATGAAACAGTTCCTGAGAGTCAAAAGACTGCTGCTGATGTTGTCGATGAGACAATCATTGAAGAGCCAGCACCTAGGCGCTCCTTATCGCCAACGAAATCCATGTTCCACAGGTCTTCCATTCCCCGTTTCTCCCTCTCTCCACAGAAACGAAGGTTGGAAGACGGGAAGACTAGCACAGAGCCGGAGCTGAGACGTAAAATCGGTGACCTTACGAAGAAATGCGATACCTTGGAAAACAGGTATCGTAACCTGAGAGAAATAGGAATTGTTGAAGCAAACAGCAACATGGAGAAGCTACGAAAACAGTGTGATGCAATGACAATTG CTTCCAATGATCTTATTAGCTCTCTCAAGCAGGAACTCGAAGCGCAGAGGGCACTTGGCCAGCAAAGCCGCGCGCTCCAAAAACAATTGAAGGACCGAGATGCGGAAGTGGCTCAGTTCAAGTCACAAGCCGAAGAGGCGACTAGTCAACTTGCGGCCGCCCAGTCTGAAGTCAAGGCATTGCAAACTAAACTCTCTGCTGCTCGAAACACGGCTGCAAGTCTCGAAAGTGCTGTAGTGAAGGTCCCGGGGAGCGCCATCAAGGGTGGTGCTAACCGTGCCAATGCTGCTGCGAGTGCGGAAGCTGCCCACGCAGCTCAGTACGCGCAGCTCAAGGAAGACCTTTACAGTGATCTCACAGGCCTGATCATCCGGGACgtgaagaggagagaagCTGACAGCCTATACGATTGTATCCAAACCGGTAGCAACGGAA cacttcacttcaaattgaCCGTTCCTCATGTGTCCTCTGCCAACTTTGAATCAGCTGAATTCCAATATATACCCCTTTTGGATGAGAACCGGGACCGTGACTTGGTTGCTATCTTGCCCGAATATCTCACGGTGGACATCACGTTCTCCCGTCAGCAGGCGTCAAAGTTCTATACCCGAGTTATTGATACGCTCACCAAGCGACGGAATagctcttctgcttctgcttctggttGA
- a CDS encoding putative LysM domain protein (COG:S;~EggNog:ENOG410PNKM;~InterPro:IPR036779) — translation MSSSSGLRDGLSPGTSTNTTSRSNSAIRSRTRRLVSFNDDEEDNNGMTRPSSALSSSLPSDRQTARSRGATPSPFTSRGASPLPMSHPSRATESVNNRGRQNGGVGGSSDLLDASWSSLQSLASSVLGSDITRPAANGSPRTHARKPSRPDPWMRNTSRTSTPVSWGPSSPGTPEIGSGTREERQAYVQAKKREALLLADAGPSISGNTRHKRRDSGDNPAHLAIDPDQDEEALVYIHHVQKTDTITSVTIRYGCQPAIFRKANGFWPSDSIQSRKTVLLPVDSCSVKGRPIRPTTNTDLLDSTEDLNGSSISPAPDGTTDRKEATSTEVEGDRVWKPESWVQIDNFTDPVEIGRVPRRALGFFPRTRRKSISYSDAESPSTSQGTTTNTASSSVSSLHDSQSSQSTVVPPSRPHVDPSGSKKPGVRHQRQRSNIQLAGPGVGTLDRSTMAPGPALDGLSKFLSQHLPTLAPPPPPATNPDSGAFESTSTTHGTATNSLDNIGGAFEGWFKKVTSRAKAGFNELQQTTSNPGSGRLQPTTTESDLIEMDDGLESRNNYNLLGEPGRKPDYNRTGSSASALGDRGSTGTSRTRTPGGSSYKDD, via the exons ATGAGTTCCAGTAGCGGCCTTCGCGATGGCCTCAGCCCGGGTACCTCAACGAATACAACCTCACGATCGAACTCCGCAATCCGATCACGAACACGCCGTTTAGTCTCGTTcaatgacgatgaggaggataATAACGGAATGACACGACCGTCGTCTGCGCTATCCTCGAGCCTTCCGTCGGATCGACAAACTGCCCGATCTCGAGGTGCGACGCCATCGCCGTTCACATCAAGAGGAGCTTCCCCCCTTCCCATGAGTCATCCCTCGCGAGCTACAGAGTCCGTGAATAATCGTGGTAGACAAAATGGTGGGGTGGGTGGTTCTTCAG ATCTTTTGGATGCGTCTTGGTCATCGCTGCAGAGTCTGGCTTCCTCCGTTTTAGGGAGTGATATTACACGGCCAGCTGCCAATGGTAGTCCCCGGACGCATGCCAGGAAGCCGTCTCGTCCGGATCCGTGGATGCGGAATACTTCGAGGACCAGCACGCCAGTCTCGTGGGGACCGTCATCGCCAGGAACGCCGGAGATTGGATCTGGGACAAGAGAGGAGCGACAAGCGTACGTGCAGGCAAAGAAGCGGGAGGCATTGCTTTTGGCGGATGCAGGGCCGAGTATTAGCGGGAACACTCGACACAAACGGCGAGATTCCGGCGATAATCCGGCTCATTTAGCCATTGATCCTGACCAAGACGAGGAGGCGTTGGTGTACATACACCATGTGCAGAAGACTGACACCATCACCAGTGTTACCATCCGATATGGTTGCCAACCAGCAATCTTTCGAAAGGCCAATGGCTTTTGGCCTAGCGATAGCATTCAGAGCAGGAAGACGGTTCTTCTACCGGTCGATTCTTGCTCCGTGAAGGGGCGACCTATCCGTCCTACAACAAATACAGATCTTTTGGATAGTACGGAGGACCTGAATGGGAGCTCGATCTCCCCAGCACCAGATGGCACCACGGACCGGAAAGAAGCGACATCGACCGAGGTTGAAGGGGACCGGGTGTGGAAGCCCGAGTCATGGGTGCAGATCGATAACTTCACAGATCCCGTGGAAATCGGACGTGTCCCTCGAAGGGCATTGGGATTCTTCCCTCGCACACGCCGGAAATCCATTTCTTACTCTGATGCAGAATCGCCATCGACATCCCAGGGAACAACGACCAACACAGCATCATCGTCTGTGTCCTCTCTTCACGATTCGCAGTCCTCGCAATCCACCGTCGTCCCACCAAGCCGGCCACATGTGGATCCGTCAGGGTCGAAAAAGCCCGGCGTCCGCCACCAGCGCCAACGCAGCAACATCCAACTCGCAGGCCCAGGAGTAGGTACACTAGATCGCAGCACAATGGCCCCCGGACCAGCCCTGGATGGCCTAAGCAAATTCCTCTCCCAGCACCTCCCAACCCTAGCgcccccaccaccaccagccacAAACCCAGACAGTGGCGCCTTCGAATCAACCTCTACCACACACGGTACCGCAACAAACAGCCTCGATAATATCGGCGGCGCGTTCGAAGGCTGGTTCAAGAAAGTGACATCCCGTGCAAAGGCCGGCTTCAACGAACTCCAACAAACCACCTCAAACCCAGGCAGCGGCCGGCTGCAACCTACAACGACGGAAAGCGACCTAATCGAAATGGATGATGGCCTGGAATCGAGAAATAATTATAATCTTTTGGGAGAGCCAGGGAGGAAACCTGATTATAACCGTACCGGATCATCCGCATCTGCCCTAGGAGATCGCGGCAGCACCGGGACGAGCAGGACTCGTACCCCCGGTGGATCGAGTTATAAGGATGACTGA